In the Paenibacillus sp. FSL H7-0357 genome, one interval contains:
- a CDS encoding heptaprenylglyceryl phosphate synthase, with amino-acid sequence MRQLIQPWRHVFKLDPDRELGDLELEAICLSGTDAILVGGSTGVTYENTIDLLNRLRRYELPCALEISDLEAVVPGFDLYMIPMVLNTPDTAWIIGQHRKAIQRYGSLIPWELLLAEGYIVLNGDSSVARLTGADHSLSAEGAAAYAQIADKLMQLPVVYLEYSGMFGDMKTVRSVREMVENSQLFYGGGITGEAEAEQAAVLCDTVVVGNIIYQDIQQALLTVQAVKKTPQMHWE; translated from the coding sequence ATGCGGCAACTGATACAGCCTTGGCGGCATGTTTTTAAGCTCGATCCGGATCGTGAGCTCGGAGACCTTGAACTGGAGGCCATTTGCCTGTCCGGAACCGATGCGATTTTGGTTGGGGGCTCCACCGGTGTGACTTATGAGAATACTATTGATCTGCTGAACCGGCTGCGGCGTTATGAGCTGCCTTGCGCACTGGAGATTTCGGATCTGGAGGCAGTCGTTCCCGGCTTTGATTTGTATATGATTCCTATGGTGCTTAACACACCAGACACGGCCTGGATTATTGGCCAACACCGCAAAGCCATTCAACGTTACGGAAGCCTGATTCCATGGGAACTGCTGCTGGCTGAAGGATATATTGTCCTGAATGGAGATTCTTCCGTAGCACGGCTTACGGGTGCAGACCATTCGCTTAGTGCCGAGGGGGCTGCGGCTTATGCCCAGATTGCGGACAAGCTGATGCAGCTTCCGGTAGTGTATCTTGAATACAGCGGCATGTTCGGTGATATGAAGACGGTTCGTTCGGTAAGAGAGATGGTGGAGAACAGCCAGCTGTTTTACGGGGGCGGTATTACCGGCGAGGCTGAGGCTGAGCAGGCAGCTGTCCTCTGCGACACCGTAGTGGTCGGGAATATTATTTACCAGGATATACAGCAAGCACTGCTCACCGTGCAGGCGGTAAAGAAGACCCCGCAGATGCATTGGGAGTAG